In Nicotiana tabacum cultivar K326 chromosome 17, ASM71507v2, whole genome shotgun sequence, one DNA window encodes the following:
- the LOC142171554 gene encoding calmodulin-like protein 30 yields the protein MSNSTTSFLYFRFNSFRKSLSKSRPSFNLSNVKKTPSMSLANFRPKAEEMRRVFDKFDTNKDGKISQEEYKSVMKMMGSGGNTKTYDVGDAFQAADTDGDGFINFEEFMRVQNLEGGVNPTDIRRAFKAFDLDGDGKISAEELLQVQRVLGEKCSLENCKKMVRGVDVNGDGLIDMDEFVTMMARTMKLV from the coding sequence ATGTCGAATAGTACCACGAGTTTCCTCTATTTTCGTTTCAACAGTTTTAGAAAGTCATTGTCCAAATCTCGTCCATCATTTAATCTGTCAAATGTAAAGAAAACGCCAAGCATGTCGTTGGCTAATTTTCGCCCAAAAGCAGAGGAAATGAGAAGGGTGTTTGACAAATTTGACACTAACAAAGATGGAAAGATCTCACAAGAAGAATACAAATCAGTTATGAAGATGATGGGCAGTGGAGGAAATACGAAAACTTATGACGTTGGCGATGCATTTCAGGCTGCAGATACTGATGGGGATGGATTCATTAATTTTGAGGAGTTCATGAGAGTGCAGAATCTTGAAGGTGGTGTGAATCCAACTGATATTAGAAGAGCTTTCAAGGCATTTGATTTGGATGGTGATGGCAAAATTAGCGCAGAGGAATTGTTGCAGGTTCAACGAGTGCTAGGAGAAAAATGTAGCTTGGAGAATTGCAAGAAAATGGTGAGAGGTGTTGATGTCAACGGGGATGGACTTATAGATATGGACGAATTTGTGACCATGATGGCGCGCACCATGAAACTAGTCTAG